In Emys orbicularis isolate rEmyOrb1 chromosome 16, rEmyOrb1.hap1, whole genome shotgun sequence, a genomic segment contains:
- the CRYBB1 gene encoding beta-crystallin B1: protein MSPFGAPLPPELTTAMAETMKTAAASQAADDKEKGALAPAPYPDHTPVSNTKAEQPSKQAFRIVIFEQENFQGRKMEFTNECLNLGDRGFDRVRSVIVSTGPWVAFEQSNLRGEMFILEQGEYPRWDTWSSSYRSDCFRSMRPIKMAADGYKISLFESADFKGNKMEIQEDDVPSLWAHGFCDRVGSVKVSSGTWVGYQYPGYRGYQYLFERGDFRHWNEWSAFQPQVQSIRRIRDMQWDQKGCFTGPDAPSK from the exons ATGTCTCCTTTCGGTGCCCCTCTTCCACCTGAGCTGACCACAGCCATGGCGGAGACCATGAAAactgctgctgccagccaggctgctgatgacaaggagaagggagctctggccccagccccataTCCAGACCACACTCCTGTTTCGAACACTAAGGCTGAGCAACCTTCCAAGCAAGctttcagg ATCGTCATCTTTGAGCAGGAGAATTTCCAGGGCAGGAAGATGGAGTTCACAAACGAGTGCCTGAACCTAGGCGACCGTGGGTTCGACCGGGTGCGCAGCGTCATTGTCAGCACTGGCCC ctggGTGGCCTTTGAGCAGTCCAACCTGCGCGGAGAGATGTTCATCTTGGAGCAGGGCGAGTATCCTCGCTGGGATACCTGGTCCAGCAGCTACAGGAGCGACTGCTTCAGGTCCATGCGTCCCATCAAGATG GCGGCTGATGGCTATAAAAtctccctctttgaatctgcTGACTTCAAGGGCAACAAGATGGAAATCCAGGAAGATGACGTGCCCAGCCTCTGGGCTCACGGCTTCTGTGACCGGGTGGGAAGTGTGAAAGTGTCCAGTGGAAC CTGGGTTGGATACCAGTATCCTGGCTACCGAGGCTACCAGTATCTCTTTGAGAGAGGAGACTTCAGACACTGGAATGAATGGTCGGCCTTCCAGCCCCAGGTCCAGTCTATCCGTCGCATCAGGGACATGCAGTGGGATCAGAAAGGCTGCTTCACCGGTCCTGATGCTCCTTCGAAGTGA
- the CRYBA4 gene encoding beta-crystallin A4, whose translation MSQHCTKFSGLWKILVWDEEFFQGRRQEFTAECYDVRACGFQTLRSFKIESGAWAGFEHVGFQGQQFVLEQGEYPRWEAWSGSHAYHVERMSSFRPIACANHRDSKMTIFEWENFLGRKGELSDDYPSLPAMGWGSSAVSSFRAHSGAWVCSQFPGYRGFQYILECDRHAGEYKHFREWGSHAQTSQVQSIRRIQQ comes from the exons ATGAGCCAACACTGCACTAAGTTCTCTGGCCTCTGGAAG atcctggtgtgggaTGAGGAGTTCTTCCAGGGCCGGAGGCAGGAGTTCACCGCCGAGTGCTACGACGTGAGGGCGTGCGGCTTCCAGACGCTCCGCTCCTTCAAGATTGAGAGTGGCGC GTGGGCAGGCTTTGAGCACGTGGGCTTCCAGGGGCAGCAGTTCGTTCTGGAGCAAGGCGAGTACCCTCGCTGGGAGGCCTGGAGTGGCAGCCACGCCTACCACGTGGAGAGGATGAGCTCCTTCCGCCCCATCGCCTGTGCT AATCACCGGGACAGCAAGATGACGATCTTCGAGTGGGAGAACTTCCTGGGGCGGAAAGGGGAGCTGAGCGACGACTACCCTTCGCTGCCAGCCATGGGTTGGGGGAGCAGCGCGGTGAGCTCCTTCCGCGCTCACTCTGGCGC CTGGGTCTGCTCCCAGTTCCCTGGGTACCGGGGCTTCCAGTACATCCTGGAGTGCGACCGTCACGCGGGCGAATACAAGCACTTCCGGGAGTGGGGCTCCCACGCGCAGACCTCCCAGGTTCAGTCCATCCGGAGGATCCAGCAGTGA